In Cupriavidus taiwanensis, the following proteins share a genomic window:
- the serB gene encoding phosphoserine phosphatase SerB: MPLILQSLAPLSPADLDTARTLARASALVPRSDTVAVAEDCAPLTPALRDALDDFCGPRAIDWAVVPAGRKLSDFRLVAMDMDSTLITIECIDEIADFCGLKAEVSAITEAAMRGEITDFNESLRRRVALLKGLDATVLERVYAERLRLSPGAERMLETVRALGLKTLLVSGGFVHFTDQLKPRLQLDFTRANTLEIVDGKLTGNVVGEIVNADVKARTVQEICAQIGATPDQAIVMGDGSNDLKMMAVAGLSVAFRAKPVVRAQASVAFNHVGLDGLLALFPH; the protein is encoded by the coding sequence ATGCCCCTGATCCTGCAGAGCCTCGCCCCGCTGTCCCCCGCCGACCTCGACACCGCCCGCACCCTGGCCCGCGCTTCCGCGCTGGTGCCGCGCAGCGACACCGTGGCCGTGGCCGAGGACTGCGCGCCGCTTACGCCGGCGCTGCGCGACGCGCTCGATGATTTCTGCGGCCCGCGCGCGATCGACTGGGCGGTGGTCCCGGCCGGGCGCAAACTGTCCGACTTCCGCCTGGTGGCGATGGACATGGACTCGACCCTGATCACGATCGAGTGCATCGACGAGATCGCCGACTTCTGCGGCCTCAAGGCCGAGGTTTCCGCCATCACCGAAGCCGCCATGCGCGGCGAGATCACCGACTTCAACGAGAGCCTGCGCCGCCGCGTGGCGCTGCTCAAGGGGCTGGACGCCACCGTGCTGGAGCGCGTCTATGCCGAGCGCCTGCGGCTGTCGCCGGGCGCGGAGCGCATGCTGGAAACGGTGCGCGCGCTGGGCCTGAAGACGCTGCTGGTATCCGGCGGCTTCGTGCACTTTACCGACCAGCTCAAGCCGCGCCTGCAGCTCGATTTCACCCGCGCCAACACGCTCGAGATCGTCGACGGCAAGCTGACCGGCAACGTCGTCGGCGAGATCGTCAACGCCGACGTCAAGGCCCGCACCGTGCAGGAAATCTGCGCGCAGATCGGCGCCACGCCGGACCAGGCCATCGTCATGGGCGATGGCTCGAACGACCTGAAGATGATGGCCGTGGCCGGGCTGTCGGTGGCGTTCCGCGCCAAGCCGGTGGTACGCGCACAGGCCAGCGTCGCCTTCAACCACGTCGGCCTCGACGGCCTGCTGGCGCTGTTCCCGCACTGA